A single Brevundimonas sp. SL130 DNA region contains:
- a CDS encoding beta-glucosidase — MADLTETDVDARADDLLSRMTRDEKLQLIHGYFPPMAERTPDAPVADMIPSAGHIPGIPRLSIPTLRESDASLGVANQVEQRKGDVATALPSSLATAATFDPEIAYAGGAMIGSEARAKRFNILLAGGVNLTRDPWNGRNFEYLGEDPLLAGVMAGEHIRGVQSNRIVSTIKHFAFNAQETGRMIMDTRLDEASLRESDLLAFQIAIERGNPGAVMCAYNKVNGDWACENDFLLNQVLKRDWGYDGWVMSDWGAVHSTEKAALAGLDQASGQELDRALYFDAPFRAALDAGRIPEARLDDMVRRLLVGLIETGVLDAPVVTTEQPIDYARNAEVAQRAAEAGIVLLKNEGGVLPLARTAKRIVLIGGHADVGVLSGGGSSQVRSVGGAPVEIPLTSGAAASFARITWHASSPLNAVRAVAPDATVTYVDGKDPAAAAAAARAADIAVVFATQWTTEAQDVESLSLPDGQDGLIAAVTAANARTVVVLETGGPVLMPWLEKTPAVIQAWYPGQRGGEAIARILFGEVNPSGRLPITFPASADQAPRPTPPGLAEMKAVDAAAAANPGAPQGAELQPFAVEYVEGSDVGYRWYAREGRKPLFPFGYGLSYTQFAYSNLAVSSADGVSVSLDVTNTGDRAGAEVPQLYVAAGDHPRRLAAFARVSLAPGETRRIVLTAEPRILAEYDTALPGWRIAPGDYRITVARDAAEAGLSATATLSGSTIKP; from the coding sequence ATGGCGGACCTGACGGAGACGGACGTGGACGCACGGGCCGACGACCTGTTGTCGCGGATGACGCGCGACGAAAAGCTTCAGCTGATCCACGGCTATTTCCCGCCCATGGCCGAGCGCACCCCCGACGCGCCCGTCGCCGACATGATCCCCTCGGCCGGCCACATCCCCGGCATTCCTCGCCTGAGCATACCGACGCTGCGCGAGAGCGACGCCAGCCTGGGCGTCGCCAACCAGGTCGAACAGCGCAAGGGCGACGTCGCCACCGCCCTGCCCTCCAGCCTGGCCACGGCCGCCACCTTCGATCCCGAGATCGCCTATGCCGGCGGGGCCATGATCGGGTCCGAGGCGCGGGCCAAGCGGTTCAACATCCTGCTGGCCGGCGGGGTCAACCTGACGCGCGATCCGTGGAACGGGCGGAATTTCGAATATCTGGGCGAAGACCCGCTGCTGGCCGGGGTCATGGCCGGCGAACATATTCGCGGCGTCCAGTCGAACCGGATCGTCTCGACGATCAAACACTTCGCCTTCAACGCGCAAGAGACCGGGCGGATGATCATGGACACGCGCCTGGATGAGGCGTCCCTGCGCGAAAGCGATCTGCTGGCCTTCCAGATCGCCATCGAGCGGGGAAACCCCGGCGCGGTCATGTGCGCCTATAACAAGGTCAACGGCGACTGGGCCTGCGAGAACGACTTTCTGCTGAACCAGGTGCTGAAGCGCGACTGGGGCTATGACGGCTGGGTCATGTCGGACTGGGGCGCCGTCCACTCGACCGAGAAGGCGGCGCTGGCGGGTCTGGACCAGGCCTCGGGCCAGGAGCTGGACCGGGCGCTCTATTTCGACGCGCCGTTCCGCGCGGCCCTGGACGCCGGGCGGATCCCCGAGGCGCGGCTGGACGACATGGTGCGCCGCCTGCTGGTCGGCCTGATCGAGACGGGGGTGCTGGACGCGCCCGTGGTTACGACCGAACAGCCGATCGACTACGCCCGGAACGCCGAGGTCGCTCAGCGCGCGGCCGAGGCGGGGATCGTCCTGCTGAAGAACGAGGGCGGGGTCCTGCCGCTGGCCAGGACGGCGAAGCGGATCGTGCTGATCGGCGGCCATGCCGATGTCGGCGTCCTGTCGGGCGGCGGGTCGTCCCAGGTGCGGTCGGTCGGCGGGGCGCCGGTCGAGATTCCGCTGACCTCGGGGGCGGCGGCCTCGTTCGCGCGGATCACCTGGCATGCGTCGTCGCCGCTGAACGCCGTCCGCGCCGTCGCGCCGGACGCGACCGTGACCTATGTGGACGGCAAAGACCCTGCGGCGGCGGCTGCTGCGGCGCGGGCCGCCGATATCGCCGTGGTCTTCGCCACCCAATGGACGACCGAGGCCCAGGACGTCGAGAGCCTGTCGCTGCCGGACGGGCAGGACGGACTGATCGCCGCCGTGACCGCCGCCAACGCCCGGACAGTGGTGGTGCTGGAGACCGGCGGGCCCGTGCTGATGCCCTGGTTGGAGAAGACCCCGGCGGTGATCCAGGCCTGGTATCCCGGCCAGCGCGGCGGCGAGGCCATCGCCCGTATCCTGTTCGGCGAGGTCAATCCGTCCGGCCGCCTGCCGATCACCTTCCCCGCCTCGGCCGACCAGGCGCCGCGCCCGACACCGCCGGGGCTGGCGGAGATGAAGGCAGTTGATGCGGCTGCGGCCGCCAACCCCGGCGCGCCACAAGGGGCGGAGTTGCAGCCCTTCGCCGTCGAATACGTCGAGGGGTCGGACGTCGGTTATCGCTGGTACGCCCGCGAGGGCCGCAAGCCCTTGTTCCCGTTCGGCTACGGCCTCAGCTACACCCAGTTCGCCTATTCCAACCTGGCGGTTTCCAGCGCTGACGGCGTCAGCGTCAGCCTCGATGTGACCAATACCGGCGATCGAGCCGGGGCCGAGGTTCCGCAGCTGTATGTCGCCGCAGGCGATCACCCCCGACGTCTGGCGGCCTTCGCCCGCGTGAGCCTGGCGCCGGGCGAGACACGCCGCATCGTACTGACCGCCGAGCCGCGCATCCTGGCCGAGTACGACACCGCCCTGCCCGGCTGGCGGATCGCGCCGGGCGACTACCGCATCACCGTCGCCCGCGACGCCGCCGAGGCGGGGTTGAGCGCGACGGCCACGCTTTCAGGGTCGACCATCAAGCCTTGA
- a CDS encoding tryptophan halogenase family protein: MDEIDDPRIRSVVIVGGGTAGWMTAAALVQHFRTTPLKITVVESSDIGTIGVGEATIPTIRRFYAQLGLRDDDVMRATQATCKLGIRFLDWSGPGSDFIHPFGLYGQDVKGIGFHHYWLKQRRAGDLAPLAAYSLGAALAAGGKFTLPSPNPPSSLSVFDWALHLDASLFAQHLRTYAEAGGCARIDARIRSVELRPEDGFVRALTLDDGREVEGDMFVDCSGFKGLVIGEALGVGFEDWGRWLPCDAAYAVQSENRPGDAPAPFTRVTARSAGWQWGIPLRHRAGNGLVFSSAHLSDDQALAELMPHLLGDPLTEPRRIPFRPGRRAQAWAKNCVAIGLSAGFLEPLESTSIALIETGIERLKALFPDRRFAQPILDEFNDQTAREMERVRDFIILHYKLNRRTDTDFWRDCRAMAIPETLERKIALWTARGQFVRYRWEMFHPASWLAIYDGFGLYPDSHDPAVDAMDPAYLARSLAEMRANIADLVARTPDHAQFLAGLDPAASAA; encoded by the coding sequence ATGGATGAGATCGACGATCCTCGCATCCGTTCCGTCGTCATCGTGGGTGGCGGCACCGCCGGCTGGATGACGGCTGCGGCCCTGGTTCAGCATTTCCGCACAACCCCGCTGAAGATCACCGTGGTCGAGTCCTCGGACATCGGCACGATCGGCGTGGGCGAGGCGACCATTCCCACCATCCGCCGCTTCTATGCCCAGCTGGGCCTGCGCGACGACGACGTGATGCGCGCCACCCAGGCGACGTGCAAACTGGGTATTCGTTTCCTCGACTGGTCCGGCCCCGGCTCGGACTTCATCCACCCCTTCGGCCTGTACGGTCAGGACGTGAAGGGGATCGGGTTTCATCATTACTGGCTGAAGCAGCGCCGCGCGGGCGACCTCGCGCCGCTGGCGGCCTATTCGCTGGGCGCGGCGCTGGCCGCCGGCGGGAAATTCACCCTGCCCTCGCCCAATCCGCCGTCGTCGTTGTCGGTGTTCGACTGGGCGCTTCATCTGGACGCCAGCCTGTTCGCCCAGCATCTGCGGACCTATGCCGAGGCCGGGGGCTGCGCCCGGATCGACGCCCGTATCCGCTCGGTCGAGCTGCGGCCCGAGGACGGGTTCGTGCGCGCCCTGACCCTGGACGATGGCCGCGAGGTCGAGGGCGATATGTTCGTCGACTGTTCGGGCTTCAAGGGGCTGGTGATCGGCGAGGCCCTGGGCGTCGGGTTCGAAGACTGGGGCCGCTGGCTGCCGTGCGACGCCGCCTATGCGGTGCAGAGCGAGAACCGGCCCGGCGACGCGCCGGCGCCCTTCACCCGCGTCACCGCCCGGTCGGCCGGCTGGCAGTGGGGGATTCCGCTGCGCCACCGGGCCGGCAACGGCCTGGTCTTTTCCAGCGCCCATCTGAGCGACGATCAGGCCCTGGCCGAGCTTATGCCCCATCTGCTAGGCGATCCTTTGACGGAGCCGCGCCGCATTCCCTTCCGTCCCGGCCGTCGCGCCCAGGCCTGGGCCAAGAACTGCGTCGCCATCGGCCTGTCGGCGGGCTTCCTGGAGCCGCTGGAGAGCACCAGTATCGCCTTGATCGAAACCGGGATCGAGCGGCTGAAGGCCCTGTTCCCCGACCGCCGCTTCGCCCAGCCGATCCTGGACGAGTTCAATGATCAGACGGCGCGCGAGATGGAGCGGGTCCGCGACTTCATCATCCTGCACTACAAGCTGAACCGGCGAACCGACACCGACTTCTGGCGCGACTGCCGCGCGATGGCGATCCCCGAGACCCTGGAGCGCAAGATCGCCCTGTGGACCGCGCGGGGTCAGTTCGTCCGCTATCGGTGGGAGATGTTCCACCCGGCCAGCTGGCTGGCCATCTATGACGGCTTCGGCCTGTACCCAGACAGTCACGATCCCGCCGTGGACGCCATGGACCCGGCCTATCTGGCGCGCAGCCTGGCCGAGATGCGCGCCAATATCGCCGACCTGGTCGCCCGCACACCCGACCACGCCCAATTCCTGGCCGGGCTCGATCCCGCCGCCTCTGCCGCATGA
- a CDS encoding PhoH family protein yields MEASMTKRAAMKRQSRESGILDSREFIEESKVRRLHSPHNERSGWSPHPSNDDREQGYLKTLKPKSEGQIELMAAIDAHNLVMALGPAGTGKTYLAVAKAVEALEAGKVGRIVLSRPAVEAGESIGFLPGDMEDKLAPYLRPLYDALSDRLSMKRVKALMAEGLIEIAPIGYMRGRTLNNAFIVVDEAQNCTYVQLKMLLTRLGWHSTMVVTGDPQQSDLLPGISGLSDISARLEAIDNIAVVRLAERDIVRHPLVASMIGVL; encoded by the coding sequence CTGGAGGCGTCCATGACCAAGCGTGCGGCAATGAAGCGTCAGTCCCGTGAGAGCGGTATCCTCGATTCTCGGGAGTTCATCGAGGAGTCGAAGGTTCGCCGGCTCCACAGCCCTCACAACGAACGATCCGGGTGGTCGCCCCACCCGTCCAACGATGATCGCGAGCAGGGCTATCTGAAGACGCTGAAGCCGAAGTCGGAGGGCCAGATCGAACTGATGGCGGCCATCGACGCGCACAATCTGGTCATGGCCCTGGGTCCGGCAGGCACCGGCAAGACCTATCTGGCCGTGGCCAAGGCGGTCGAGGCGCTGGAGGCCGGCAAGGTCGGCCGTATCGTGCTGAGCCGTCCCGCCGTCGAGGCCGGCGAGTCCATCGGCTTCCTGCCGGGCGACATGGAGGACAAGCTGGCCCCCTATCTGCGCCCCCTCTATGACGCCCTGTCGGATCGGCTGTCGATGAAGCGGGTCAAGGCCCTGATGGCCGAGGGCCTGATCGAGATCGCGCCCATCGGCTATATGCGCGGCCGCACCCTGAACAACGCCTTCATCGTCGTCGACGAGGCCCAGAACTGCACATACGTCCAGCTGAAGATGTTGCTGACGCGGCTGGGCTGGCACTCGACCATGGTGGTCACCGGGGACCCGCAGCAGTCCGACCTGTTGCCGGGCATTTCGGGCCTGTCGGACATCTCGGCCCGGCTGGAAGCCATCGACAATATCGCCGTGGTGCGGCTGGCCGAACGCGACATCGTGCGCCACCCTCTGGTCGCCTCGATGATCGGTGTGCTCTGA
- a CDS encoding gamma carbonic anhydrase family protein translates to MTIYALGDSKPQFPPEGEYWVAPSASVIGNVILHPNASVWFGAVLRGDNEPITVGPDSNIQDGSVLHTDMGSPLTLGRGVTVGHQAMLHGCEVGDYSLIGIGAVVLNGVKIGRNCIIGANALLTEGKIIPDNSLVVGQPGKVVRERDPDQIAVLQMSAEHYVQNWKRFAADLRQIS, encoded by the coding sequence ATGACCATTTACGCCTTAGGCGACAGCAAACCTCAGTTTCCGCCTGAGGGCGAATACTGGGTGGCGCCGAGCGCATCCGTGATTGGGAACGTGATTCTGCATCCCAACGCCAGCGTCTGGTTCGGGGCGGTGCTGCGCGGCGACAACGAGCCGATCACAGTGGGTCCTGACAGCAACATCCAGGACGGCAGCGTCCTTCATACCGACATGGGCTCGCCCCTGACCCTGGGCCGGGGCGTCACCGTCGGCCACCAGGCCATGCTGCACGGCTGCGAGGTCGGAGACTACAGCCTGATCGGCATCGGGGCGGTGGTGCTGAACGGGGTCAAGATCGGCCGTAACTGCATCATCGGCGCCAACGCCCTGCTGACGGAGGGCAAGATCATCCCCGACAACAGTCTGGTGGTGGGCCAGCCGGGCAAGGTGGTGCGCGAACGCGATCCCGATCAGATCGCCGTGCTCCAGATGTCGGCCGAACACTATGTCCAGAACTGGAAACGGTTCGCGGCGGACCTGCGCCAGATTTCCTAA
- a CDS encoding TonB-dependent receptor, translating into MRIYKRPMMAALLASSALVAPAYAQTGAQVAEQAPIPAPQDPTEIGEIVVTGIRASQTQSINVKRNETAIVDAISAEDIGKLPDVTVADALQRIAGIQIRRSAGEGSTVNIRGLPQVVTLLNGEQYLSPGNLGSAQPNLNDVPSQLMSSIVVFKSQDVSNAQSGISGTIDLRTRRPMDFSYGTTVTGAAEYQTGERTRQDDYLINGLLNWRGDRMGAMISGVMSNSNLGNNYAGSAGSLLGSNDWGGSGNAWFAPHGYEMFNRVVERERIGLNAAFQFDIEDGIRLTAEAFYTKQDEYNRAAGLNVSNRWSGLGWLTPTESTDTGLGWLDVEEYDVDAWWVNSFTVNRVTNNESKNFNLELDYDKGGPFTFNARAIKADASLLSMNGQVQGDLSNWQYNSDRAFTLFRQGADRTRGTFFPASIAALYPASQYSNGVVGSQGGRYINPNPLGYGADPQLHIDTGGSTLAWSGFQNNITGGLGNVPLSQYMANLDSYTVGAYSSENNQRNNSDLTVVRFDGSYEFQEAPAFGFLTRVDAGVRHSGREVEITNFHLFSEFYAGQGAGNQAGCSAQWKAIDVVMDNAQCQAGEYVTNPGFNSALAVDATPSSCTAGTVSNTPTCFQGYTVNRPTLLRENNNTYFLTDFGSVASGIPGVWVADPRDFDDPRAFQERVFGNAFDVIIPGNSYDVDLYEDSAYVNGAIEFGQLHGDVGVRMVRTELRVRQNQTGDVRAYGDTNNDLGDTLTSRSYTDWLPSVNLAYDFTDKLKLRGAFAKTMIPLDLGNYGGGVTISTADSNGPTPSDPTAPPRGIRRVTGATLSGSPDLNPWRSDNYDLTLEYYYGPATMFNIAAFRLNIESFVTRQTIPQSGEYPDADGVVRRLVDVNRPVQGEGGQLQGVEIGAKIGLSDFIDTPIWSDFGFDGSYTYSDSSSNETMLDGNELPFQDNSEHSLNAAVWYQGDKLQARLAWNYRTPRLNSTLGTTLDGEAVKIPIYQDTSQYVDVNVTYDVSDMVTIYANGSNVLGEIEEYYLEFKDGAKQFQSRNEFEPRYTIGVRARF; encoded by the coding sequence ATGAGAATTTACAAGAGGCCCATGATGGCCGCCCTGCTGGCGAGTTCGGCGCTTGTCGCGCCGGCCTATGCCCAAACTGGGGCCCAGGTCGCGGAACAGGCGCCGATCCCGGCGCCCCAGGACCCGACCGAGATCGGCGAAATCGTCGTCACCGGCATCCGCGCGTCGCAAACCCAGTCGATCAACGTTAAGCGCAACGAGACCGCCATCGTCGACGCCATCTCGGCGGAAGACATCGGCAAACTGCCCGACGTCACGGTCGCCGACGCCCTGCAACGGATCGCCGGCATCCAGATCCGACGCTCCGCAGGCGAAGGCTCGACCGTCAATATCCGCGGCCTGCCGCAGGTCGTGACCCTGTTGAACGGCGAACAATATCTGAGCCCCGGCAACCTGGGCAGCGCCCAGCCGAACCTGAACGACGTGCCGTCGCAGCTGATGAGCTCGATCGTCGTGTTCAAGTCGCAGGACGTGTCGAACGCCCAGTCGGGCATCTCGGGCACCATCGACCTGCGCACCCGTCGACCGATGGACTTCAGCTACGGCACGACCGTGACGGGCGCGGCCGAATACCAGACCGGAGAACGCACCCGTCAGGACGACTATCTGATCAACGGCCTGCTGAACTGGCGCGGCGACCGGATGGGCGCGATGATCTCGGGCGTCATGAGCAACTCGAACCTTGGCAACAACTACGCCGGTTCGGCCGGCAGCCTGCTCGGCAGCAACGACTGGGGCGGCTCGGGCAACGCCTGGTTTGCACCTCACGGCTATGAGATGTTCAACCGCGTGGTGGAACGCGAGCGGATCGGCCTGAACGCCGCCTTCCAGTTCGACATCGAGGACGGCATCCGCCTGACGGCCGAAGCCTTCTACACCAAGCAGGACGAGTATAACCGCGCCGCCGGCCTGAACGTCTCCAACCGCTGGAGCGGCCTCGGCTGGCTGACGCCGACCGAGTCGACCGACACCGGTCTCGGCTGGCTGGACGTCGAGGAGTATGATGTCGACGCCTGGTGGGTGAACTCCTTCACCGTCAACCGCGTCACCAACAACGAGTCCAAGAACTTCAACCTGGAGCTGGACTACGACAAGGGCGGCCCCTTCACCTTCAACGCACGCGCCATCAAGGCCGACGCCTCGCTGCTGAGCATGAACGGCCAGGTGCAGGGCGACCTGTCGAACTGGCAGTATAATTCGGATCGGGCCTTCACCCTGTTCCGTCAAGGCGCCGACCGCACGCGCGGCACCTTCTTCCCCGCCTCGATCGCGGCGCTCTATCCCGCCTCGCAGTATTCGAACGGCGTGGTCGGCAGCCAGGGCGGCCGCTACATCAACCCGAACCCCCTGGGCTACGGCGCCGATCCGCAACTGCACATCGACACCGGCGGCTCGACCCTGGCCTGGAGCGGTTTCCAGAACAACATCACTGGCGGCCTCGGCAATGTCCCGCTGAGCCAGTATATGGCGAACCTCGACAGCTACACGGTCGGCGCCTATTCTTCGGAAAACAACCAGCGCAACAACTCGGATCTGACCGTTGTCCGGTTCGACGGTTCGTATGAGTTCCAGGAAGCCCCGGCCTTCGGCTTCCTGACCCGCGTCGACGCGGGCGTCCGCCACAGCGGCCGTGAAGTCGAAATCACCAACTTCCACCTGTTCTCGGAATTCTACGCCGGACAGGGCGCAGGCAACCAGGCGGGTTGTTCGGCGCAGTGGAAGGCCATCGACGTCGTGATGGACAACGCCCAGTGCCAGGCGGGTGAATATGTCACCAACCCCGGCTTCAACTCAGCCCTGGCGGTCGATGCGACGCCCAGCAGCTGCACCGCCGGCACCGTCTCCAACACCCCGACCTGCTTCCAGGGCTATACCGTCAACCGGCCCACGCTGCTGCGCGAGAACAACAACACCTACTTCCTGACCGACTTCGGCTCGGTCGCCTCGGGCATTCCTGGGGTGTGGGTGGCGGATCCGCGCGACTTCGACGACCCCCGCGCCTTCCAGGAGCGGGTGTTCGGCAACGCCTTCGACGTGATCATTCCCGGCAACTCGTATGACGTCGACCTCTATGAGGACAGCGCCTATGTGAACGGGGCGATCGAGTTCGGCCAACTGCACGGCGACGTCGGCGTGCGTATGGTCCGCACCGAACTGCGTGTCCGTCAGAACCAGACCGGCGATGTCCGCGCCTATGGCGACACCAACAACGACCTCGGCGACACCCTCACCAGCCGCAGCTACACGGATTGGCTGCCGTCGGTGAACCTGGCCTATGACTTCACCGACAAACTGAAGCTGCGCGGCGCCTTCGCCAAGACCATGATCCCGCTGGATCTGGGCAACTACGGCGGCGGCGTCACGATTTCGACAGCGGACTCCAACGGTCCGACGCCATCGGATCCGACGGCTCCGCCGCGCGGCATCCGTCGTGTGACCGGCGCCACCCTCTCCGGCAGCCCGGATCTGAACCCGTGGCGTTCGGACAACTACGACCTGACGCTCGAGTATTATTACGGCCCGGCGACGATGTTCAACATCGCGGCCTTCCGCCTGAACATCGAGAGCTTCGTCACGCGTCAGACCATTCCGCAAAGCGGGGAGTATCCCGACGCGGACGGCGTGGTGCGGCGACTGGTGGATGTGAACCGTCCGGTGCAGGGCGAAGGCGGCCAACTGCAGGGCGTTGAAATCGGCGCCAAGATCGGTCTGTCGGACTTCATCGATACGCCGATCTGGTCCGACTTCGGCTTCGACGGCAGCTACACCTACTCGGACAGCTCATCGAACGAGACCATGCTGGACGGGAATGAACTGCCCTTCCAGGATAACTCCGAGCATTCGCTGAACGCTGCGGTCTGGTACCAGGGCGACAAGCTTCAGGCCCGCCTGGCCTGGAACTATCGCACGCCGCGCCTTAACAGCACCCTCGGCACGACTTTGGACGGCGAGGCGGTGAAGATTCCGATCTATCAGGACACGTCGCAATACGTGGACGTGAACGTGACCTACGACGTCAGCGATATGGTCACGATCTACGCCAACGGTTCGAACGTCCTGGGCGAAATCGAGGAATACTACCTCGAGTTCAAGGACGGCGCGAAACAGTTCCAGAGCCGCAACGAGTTCGAGCCGCGTTACACCATCGGCGTGCGCGCTCGCTTCTGA
- a CDS encoding tryptophan halogenase family protein, which translates to MDQPRRPLKKICIVGGGTAGWIAAALMAEHFKGRMAEIELVESDDIGTIGVGESTVPPFLELLAKLGVDERDFIQKTQASFKLGIQFEDWTQKGESYFHPFGAIGVPVDVSDFYPVWLKARMHGYDRPLMDFAASARMAAQGRFMLPFKAQRTPIGGAVYAVHVDAKRVARYLRDFAEARGVKRTEGIVEDVMTRPDGFVSGLKLKSGQTVEADFFIDCTGFRALLIGKTLGVGYTDWSEWLMCDRAIAVQTENVGPPQPYTLAQAQDCGWRWRIPLQHRTGNGHVFSSRHMSDDEATAVLLAQVEGRPVVNPMVVPFKTGVREKIWDKNVLSLGLASGFIEPLESTAIHLIYRGMDFLFRLMPDLDCDPNLAAEYNRRMAVDYEEIRDFIILHYALTRRDDTAFWRQCRDMVLPAGLQHKLDVFRANGSLVEALDPLFRNVSWYAVMDGMGVRPRSYPPLVDRIDFAGLTDEMDRAADILNAFVADLPTHQAFIDTHCPAPSADLAVDLPAPLAVPA; encoded by the coding sequence ATGGACCAGCCCCGCCGCCCCCTGAAGAAGATCTGCATCGTCGGCGGGGGCACCGCCGGCTGGATCGCCGCCGCCCTGATGGCCGAACATTTCAAGGGGCGGATGGCCGAGATCGAACTGGTCGAATCCGACGATATCGGCACCATCGGCGTCGGGGAATCCACCGTGCCGCCCTTCCTGGAACTGCTGGCCAAGCTGGGCGTCGATGAGCGGGACTTCATCCAGAAGACCCAGGCCAGTTTCAAACTGGGGATTCAGTTCGAGGACTGGACGCAGAAGGGCGAAAGCTATTTCCACCCGTTCGGCGCCATCGGGGTTCCGGTGGATGTCAGCGACTTCTACCCCGTCTGGCTGAAGGCGCGGATGCACGGCTATGACCGGCCGCTGATGGACTTCGCCGCCTCGGCGCGGATGGCGGCCCAGGGCCGGTTCATGCTGCCCTTCAAGGCCCAGCGCACCCCTATCGGCGGCGCCGTCTACGCGGTTCACGTCGATGCGAAACGGGTGGCCCGCTATCTGCGCGACTTCGCCGAGGCGCGGGGCGTCAAACGCACCGAGGGGATCGTCGAGGATGTGATGACGCGGCCCGACGGCTTCGTCAGCGGCCTGAAGCTGAAGTCGGGCCAGACGGTCGAGGCGGACTTCTTCATCGACTGCACCGGCTTCCGCGCCCTGCTGATCGGCAAGACCCTGGGCGTCGGCTATACGGACTGGTCCGAATGGCTGATGTGCGACCGGGCCATCGCGGTCCAGACCGAGAATGTCGGCCCGCCCCAACCCTATACATTGGCCCAGGCTCAGGACTGCGGCTGGCGCTGGCGGATTCCGTTGCAGCACCGCACCGGCAACGGCCACGTCTTCTCCAGCCGGCATATGTCCGACGACGAGGCCACGGCCGTCCTTTTGGCGCAGGTCGAAGGTCGCCCGGTGGTCAATCCCATGGTCGTGCCGTTCAAGACCGGGGTCCGCGAGAAGATCTGGGACAAGAACGTTCTGTCCCTGGGCCTGGCCAGCGGTTTCATCGAGCCGCTGGAATCGACGGCCATCCACCTGATCTATCGCGGCATGGACTTCCTGTTCCGCCTGATGCCGGACCTGGATTGCGATCCGAACCTGGCGGCCGAGTACAATCGGCGGATGGCGGTGGACTATGAGGAGATCCGCGACTTCATCATCCTGCACTACGCCCTGACGCGACGGGACGACACGGCCTTCTGGCGGCAATGCCGCGACATGGTCCTGCCCGCGGGCTTGCAGCACAAGCTGGATGTCTTCCGCGCCAACGGCAGCCTGGTCGAGGCGCTGGACCCCTTGTTCCGCAATGTCAGCTGGTATGCGGTCATGGACGGCATGGGGGTGAGGCCCAGGTCCTATCCGCCGCTGGTGGACCGGATCGATTTCGCCGGCCTGACCGACGAGATGGATCGCGCCGCCGATATATTGAACGCCTTCGTCGCCGACCTGCCGACGCACCAGGCCTTCATCGACACCCATTGTCCGGCCCCATCTGCGGATCTGGCCGTTGACCTGCCCGCTCCATTGGCCGTCCCGGCCTGA
- a CDS encoding LacI family DNA-binding transcriptional regulator: protein MRRAVTIKHVAAEAGVSLQTVSRVINNEPNVRPVVQERVRAAVAKLGYVPSLAARRMGGSRSFLLMALNDRDRTIEGWKSGEGTDWVDQMLMGGMLKCEAHGYRMIFELVDTHSDHVDAAVRGAIAALHPDGVILTPPHSENPAITGLLSRLGLPFARIASIAEGDGFAVSMDDAKASAFAVDHLLGLGHVRIGFITGSEEYAVSGARLEGYRQAMAASTHGLDETLIAQGDFSYESGVAAMETLLALPSRPTAVLASNDRMAHAALRTAKRNGLSVPGDLSVISFDNTPLARFADMTAVIQPIAEMSAVAAELLIRSTAGEAELPRQSMVDFGFAPRGSTAAPPRPK, encoded by the coding sequence TTGCGTCGCGCCGTCACCATCAAACACGTCGCCGCCGAGGCGGGCGTTTCGCTGCAGACCGTGTCGCGAGTGATCAACAACGAGCCGAATGTTCGCCCGGTCGTGCAGGAGCGGGTGCGCGCCGCCGTGGCCAAGCTGGGCTATGTTCCCAGTCTGGCGGCGCGGAGGATGGGCGGCTCTCGGTCCTTTCTGCTGATGGCGCTGAACGACCGGGACCGGACCATCGAAGGCTGGAAGTCCGGGGAAGGCACCGACTGGGTCGATCAGATGCTGATGGGCGGCATGCTGAAGTGCGAGGCCCACGGCTATCGGATGATCTTTGAACTGGTCGACACCCATTCCGACCATGTGGATGCGGCGGTGCGCGGAGCTATCGCCGCCCTGCACCCCGACGGCGTGATCCTGACGCCGCCGCACAGCGAGAACCCGGCCATTACCGGCCTGCTGAGCCGGCTGGGTCTGCCCTTCGCCCGCATCGCCTCGATCGCCGAGGGGGACGGGTTCGCCGTGTCGATGGACGACGCCAAGGCGTCCGCCTTCGCCGTCGATCACCTGCTGGGCCTGGGCCACGTCCGCATCGGCTTCATCACCGGCAGCGAGGAATACGCCGTCAGCGGGGCGCGGCTGGAGGGCTATCGCCAGGCCATGGCGGCCTCGACGCACGGGCTGGACGAGACGCTGATCGCCCAGGGCGATTTCTCGTACGAGTCGGGCGTCGCCGCCATGGAGACCTTGCTGGCCCTGCCTTCCCGGCCCACTGCCGTTCTGGCCAGCAACGACCGCATGGCCCACGCGGCTTTGCGCACAGCCAAGCGGAACGGCCTTTCCGTCCCCGGCGACCTGTCGGTCATCAGCTTCGACAACACGCCCCTGGCCCGGTTCGCCGACATGACCGCCGTCATTCAGCCCATTGCCGAAATGAGCGCCGTCGCCGCCGAACTTCTGATCCGCTCCACCGCCGGCGAGGCCGAACTGCCCCGGCAGAGCATGGTGGATTTCGGCTTTGCGCCGCGCGGGTCGACGGCGGCGCCGCCACGCCCGAAGTGA